The Chitinophaga caeni genome segment TCCTAGCCAAGCCACCGCCGAAGCCGATTAAGTCTTGGTTAGAGCCAATGACCCGGTGACATGGAACCATGATAACGATCGGGTTCTTACCATTCGTTGTACCTACCGCGCGGATGCTCTTGGGGTTCCCTAAAATCTGCGATTGCTTTCCGTAGGAGATGGTGCTACCATAGGGGATATCGCGCAAAATACTCCAAACTTGCACCTGGAAATCCGTTCCCTGTAACGCTAACGGTGTTCGAAATGCCTCCATCGAACCATTGAAATAAGCTGTAAGTTCCTGTACTGCACTTGCCAATATTGGATGTTCGAGACTTTCTTTGCTTAACTCCTTCATGTCATCCTCAAACCATAACCTCAAAATTGCATGGTCATTAGCCGTTATACCTAAAACCCCAACAGGTGAATCAATATATATGGTAGCTAGCGTTTCCAAAATAGGTTAAATTATTTTAATCTC includes the following:
- a CDS encoding methylated-DNA--[protein]-cysteine S-methyltransferase → METLATIYIDSPVGVLGITANDHAILRLWFEDDMKELSKESLEHPILASAVQELTAYFNGSMEAFRTPLALQGTDFQVQVWSILRDIPYGSTISYGKQSQILGNPKSIRAVGTTNGKNPIVIMVPCHRVIGSNQDLIGFGGGLARKKWLLEHEKKHRFGVRTLF